Genomic segment of Microbacterium hydrocarbonoxydans:
GCAGCTGGTCGACGAATCGCCGGCGCGAGGAAGGATCGCCTCGCACGATCTGCAGGTCTTCCGGTGCGAACAGCACGACGTGCGCGTAACGCGGCAGCTCGTTGGTCTTCGACGGCGACCCGTTGATACGGGCCTTGTTCGCACCCTGCTTGTTGAGCTGGAGCTCGACGAGCACACGTCTTTCGCCATGCGAGAGTCGCGCGCGGATGATCGCGTACTCCTGGCCGTCGCGGACCAGAGGCGCATCGGATGACACACGATGCGATCCCAACGTGGCGAGGAAGACGACGGCCTCGGCGAGGTTCGTCTTGCCCTGGCCGTTTCGGCCCACCAGCACGTTGGGTCCACGGTGAAGAGCGAGTTCGGCGGTCGCGTAATTGCGGAAATCGACCAGACTCAGGTGCTCCACAATCACGCTGTCAGCCTACCTTCGGCCTCAGACACCGGATGCCGCGGGGATACCGCGCAGACGACCGATCAGCGCAGCAGCAGGTTCGGCTGCAGCAGGTACTTGAACGAATCGAGGCCCGCCTGATCGACCGATGTCTGGCTGGTGATCAGCACGGGGCTGAGCTTGTTCGCGTTGTCGCTCGAGGTGAACGTGACTCGCACGAACTCGCTCTTCACGGCACCGAGCGCCTCGATCAGGTACTGCGGGTTGAGTCCGAGAGTCACCTCGTCGCCGCCCGAGAGGATCGCGTCGACGGATTCCGAGGCACGAGCGTGCTCGCTGCCCGAGGCATCCATCGTCACGCCGTCGCTCGCGAACGTGAAGCGCAGCGGCGCCGCCCGGTCGAGCACGAGCGACACACGCCGCACGGCCTCGACGAGGTCGGCGGTGTTCACCACCGCGTAGTGATCGGTCTGCTCGGGGAACAGTCGGCGGACCGGAGGGAAGTTCCCCTTGATCAGCAGCGAGGTCACGGTCTTGTTCCCGGCGGTGAAGGCGATGATCTCGCGGTCACCCGCACCCGAGAAGGCGATCTGGATCGTACCGGCGTGCCCGAAGGTCTTGCCGACCTCGAGCAGGGTGCGTGCCGGCACGAGTGCGGTCGCTTCGACGGCTTCGCCATCCCAGGGCACGTCGCGCAGCGACACGCGGTAGCGGTCGGTGGCGACGAGGCTGAGCGTCTGGCCCGCGACTTCGAGCTGCACGCCGGTCAGGACGGGCGTCACGTCGTCGCGGGATGCGGCGAAACCGACCTGTGCGATCGCCGTGCCGAAGTCGTCGGCGGGAACGACACCCGACGAGCCCGAGACCTCGGGGATCGAGGGATATTCCTCGACGGGCATGGCCGCCAGGGTGAAGCGCGCCGAGCCACAGGTGACCGAGATGCTTCCGTCGTCTTCGACGGCGATCTCGATCGGAGCGTTCGGCAGACGGTTGGCGATGTCCGAGAGAAGCCGTCCGTGCACCAGGATCGTGCCGGGCGTCTCGACAGTCGCTTCGATGGTCGTGCGTGCGGAAGCCTCGTAGTCAAATGCCGAGAGCGTGAGTCCAGCACCGTCTGCCTCGATCAGCACACCGGCGAGGATCGGCTGCGGATTGCGCTGCGGAAGCAGCTTGACGACGAAGGACACAGCCTCGCTGAAGACATCGCGGTTGACCTGAAACCTCACGGGTGCTCCCTTGTCGTCGTTCTGAGACGCGTCGTCATCGTTCCTGCCGGTGCAGGGCTTCCCATGCTAGCCCCAGAGTCGCACCGATCCCTACGCCTCTGTGATTCCCACAGGCCCGTCGGGTTTCCACACCGTCTGGTGATCGGATCGCCCCTGAATTGAATTAACTCCTTAACGGTGTTAACACCTGTGGATACTGTGGATAACTCGGTGGAAAGCAGACGCGAGTAGGGAACTACACGGTTGTCACTTGTGGAATCCCTGAGGATTACGCGGGTTGGGAGCATCCGATGCGATCCGGAGCATGCAGGAGTTATCCACAGGTCCGTCGATTTCTCCCATGTTCCTCCCGAGCTCATCCCCATCCATCCACAAGTTATCCACATGTGCAAAGTGGCATCGATCCGTGTCCGCAACGGCGCGTCGCACGCACGAGAAGGGGGACACAGCATCCGAACGGACGCCGTGTCCCCCTTCTGGAGAGACGAGCTCTGATCAGCGACGACCGAGCTGTGTGGTGATCTCGGTCACCTGGTTGTAGATCGACCGGCGTTCCTTCATGAGCTCGCTGATCTTCTTATAGGCGTACATGACGGTCGTGTGATCGCGGTTGCCGAACAGCTGACCGATCTTGGGCAGCGAGAGGCTGGTGCGCTCTCGGCAGAGGTACATCGCTATCTGTCGAGCCGTGGCGATCTGCTGAGATCTGCTCGAGCCGTAGAGATCGTCGACGGTCAGCTTGAAGTACTGGGCGGTCGCAGTGATGATGTCGGTCGGCGAGATGATGTTGTCCTCGGCCGTGTCGATGATGTCGCGCAGCACCGTCTGGGCGAGAGAGATGTCGAGCGCCGAGCGGTTGAGGCTGGCGAAGGCGGAGACGCGGATCAGCGCGCCCTCGAGTTCGCGGATGTTGGATGAGACCACCGTCGCGATGTACTCCAGCACCTCGTCGGGGATGTGCAGCGCTTCGCTCTGGGCCTTCTTCCGAAGGATCGCGATGCGGGTCTCGAGGTCGGGTGCCTGCACGTCGGTGATGAGGCCCCACTCGAACCGGCTGCGCATGCGATCCTCGAAGCCCGTCAGATGCTTCGGAGCGACATCGCTGGTGATCACGACCTGCTTGTTGTGGTCGTGAAGAGTGTTGAAGGTGTGGAAGAACGCCTCCTGGGTCTCCGCTCGACCCTGCAGGAACTGGATGTCGTCGATCAGGAGGATGTCGACTTCGCGGTACCGGGCCTGGAAGGCCGCACCGCGGTTGTTCGCGATCGAGTTGATGAAGTCGTTCGTGAACTCCTCGCTCGAGACGTAGCGAAC
This window contains:
- the dnaN gene encoding DNA polymerase III subunit beta, which produces MRFQVNRDVFSEAVSFVVKLLPQRNPQPILAGVLIEADGAGLTLSAFDYEASARTTIEATVETPGTILVHGRLLSDIANRLPNAPIEIAVEDDGSISVTCGSARFTLAAMPVEEYPSIPEVSGSSGVVPADDFGTAIAQVGFAASRDDVTPVLTGVQLEVAGQTLSLVATDRYRVSLRDVPWDGEAVEATALVPARTLLEVGKTFGHAGTIQIAFSGAGDREIIAFTAGNKTVTSLLIKGNFPPVRRLFPEQTDHYAVVNTADLVEAVRRVSLVLDRAAPLRFTFASDGVTMDASGSEHARASESVDAILSGGDEVTLGLNPQYLIEALGAVKSEFVRVTFTSSDNANKLSPVLITSQTSVDQAGLDSFKYLLQPNLLLR
- the dnaA gene encoding chromosomal replication initiator protein DnaA, producing the protein MSSPAQPDVPIWTTVQELLEADDRVTPQLQGFLSLAVPAGVMAATLYLEVPNDLTAAQINKRLRLPIMEALSHIGEEVTSYRVVVNHELAEQPTAPIAVADFGRQENVRIESPMEQPTPLRHESRLNPKYTFDNFVIGQSNRFAHAAAVAVAEAPAKAYNPLFIYGDSGLGKTHLLHAIGDYAQSLYAGVKVRYVSSEEFTNDFINSIANNRGAAFQARYREVDILLIDDIQFLQGRAETQEAFFHTFNTLHDHNKQVVITSDVAPKHLTGFEDRMRSRFEWGLITDVQAPDLETRIAILRKKAQSEALHIPDEVLEYIATVVSSNIRELEGALIRVSAFASLNRSALDISLAQTVLRDIIDTAEDNIISPTDIITATAQYFKLTVDDLYGSSRSQQIATARQIAMYLCRERTSLSLPKIGQLFGNRDHTTVMYAYKKISELMKERRSIYNQVTEITTQLGRR